From one Pseudomonas fluorescens genomic stretch:
- a CDS encoding NEL-type E3 ubiquitin ligase domain-containing protein gives MSAQASFPTSHHQQIAQRLPDWLKACSAEQRQAWQSQSERSLKASEQARQALAGWLNPWDFARPLLAQALRDAGLPVGLSLEHSTLLHIERSARAGSDRPGAVLRTQRRSLLQAALQNFARDERFDAGSQLLDAQGNPLAMPPEQFARLCRGLDLGAGYQHHLNTVFAPPQADHLHVVLFNAQQQALRLHVLQARLEVRISEAEYLAMEAGLALRGDRHFSVSRLSMWNLPLDQVLMFEVQALDADGLRPCLVYLPGDPLGPLQRYASRREWQRAWRRRLQQVDRSQAPLGSAGPVPQRPFQQLLSGLVRVRDRAAFAHELQVRFNRLEWREGTWQPVNSEGASLHLIPSALASSAVLYQTVLERHLHRVREDAEAIAMPTAQVDARLRWQHIEAWLEIGFDLLNVAGLFVPVLGTVLMPVAAGQLLAQVYEGIQDWRAGDYQRAQAHLFGVLENLAQVTLLGVTQHLRVPQLDAHIGFTERFEQVRLNDGRQVLWNNDLSAYRSRIELPEGLQANDQGQYRLGARTYVHMDGELYEQAFDRAQGQWRLVHPERSGAYRPPMQYHGEGGWGYAHESPLLFARNQLLSALGEAASGLDQAERDRALRCSGVAEQVVRRCLVERRPMPSLLTDLLARIRLDRQLSELPERIEQGALLDASLDYSQMLITELPGWPQDAVLQVFKHDDLSGARVEYGHGRMITTRVAVSRSELLQGQLAPRLVAQLDETRLRGLLGGTLPASPAERIKALRQLLADYCRVNRQRLFEALYGRDEPLAHPLSGPLQRDFPGLPRRLALELVDQARQAEREQLQAGRVPLRLAEEARLYLRQVRISRALQGLYDRRGPSADSRQLLQATLPRVPGWSSMPAREPLEQALLGMPAPGVSAQEVESLRAKAIEQALIDPQATAQALGMAPRNGRFTSPLRLADGRVGYPLSGRQAGAIPRSPINLMRRFRALYPSLDEPRARAMLRALGDDELAVAQVLADREQELLTLLQQLAQWANEPWVNTLSEGWAIPAHNTDRHAFVQALEACWRREAPRAFAADGREIGLRLEVDGLRLDTLPTLSADFSHVGALSIRGARLQELSSGFLAAFPNLRWIDLGRNQFRTLPAALENRSSVTRLILQNNRVTWDDDLNTRLRTLSGLKVLDLSNNPLAVPPDVSGLHQLFSLDLSATAIDRWPTGALQLQALEHLNLAGNDLRQVPQAVIAAEPQWQEQVLRINRGTRLNFNPWSAESLNALHDYAEQHHISFGLGMRPAAQAALPAPAGVQPWLRGDAPVISGDATALWQHLRQEPGHEALFRLLDELRSSADYLRAYDYLKSRVWRVLDAAGEHGALRDQLFELAAHDRTCADGASLFFNRLEISVLVHQAELTAAAGDAEFELVSLARNLERLDQVDVLAAQEIAARKRAGRMPDEAQVYLAFRVELAQRLELPAQPRGMRHRPTAGVSATLLDQAAGKVLAREKSSSQMLAALIKREFWVDYLKRKEREQFDQVNAPFHQRQDHLDEKYPSPNPYQPNPVHVDKTLDNAKRRSKAERKLIEALSDGALRKARKRWAAV, from the coding sequence ATGTCGGCTCAAGCGTCCTTCCCTACCTCTCATCACCAGCAGATCGCCCAACGTCTTCCTGATTGGCTCAAGGCCTGCAGCGCAGAGCAGCGCCAAGCCTGGCAGTCGCAGTCCGAGCGTAGCCTGAAGGCTAGCGAGCAGGCACGCCAGGCGCTGGCCGGCTGGCTGAACCCTTGGGACTTTGCCCGGCCATTGCTGGCGCAGGCCTTGCGCGATGCCGGCTTGCCTGTCGGGCTTTCCCTGGAACATTCGACCTTGCTGCACATCGAGCGCAGCGCCAGGGCCGGTAGCGACCGGCCGGGGGCGGTGCTCAGAACCCAGCGCCGCAGCCTGTTGCAAGCCGCCCTGCAGAACTTTGCCCGCGATGAACGTTTTGATGCCGGCAGTCAGCTACTGGACGCGCAAGGCAATCCCCTGGCGATGCCACCTGAGCAGTTTGCCCGGCTGTGCCGGGGGCTGGATCTGGGAGCGGGTTATCAACACCATCTGAACACTGTCTTCGCCCCGCCACAGGCGGATCATTTGCATGTAGTGCTGTTCAACGCCCAACAGCAGGCGCTGCGCCTGCATGTGCTGCAGGCGAGGCTGGAGGTGCGGATCAGCGAGGCTGAGTACCTGGCCATGGAGGCCGGCCTGGCGCTAAGGGGCGACCGGCACTTCAGTGTCTCGCGCTTGAGCATGTGGAACCTGCCCCTGGACCAGGTGCTGATGTTCGAGGTGCAGGCGCTCGATGCCGATGGCTTGCGTCCGTGCCTGGTCTACCTGCCGGGCGATCCGCTGGGGCCCTTGCAGCGCTATGCCAGCCGCCGCGAGTGGCAGCGCGCCTGGCGCCGGCGCCTGCAGCAGGTTGATCGGTCTCAGGCGCCGCTGGGGAGTGCCGGGCCGGTGCCACAACGGCCGTTCCAGCAACTGTTGAGCGGCCTGGTGCGGGTCAGGGATCGCGCCGCCTTCGCCCATGAGCTGCAGGTCCGTTTCAACCGCCTCGAATGGCGCGAGGGGACGTGGCAGCCGGTCAACAGCGAGGGCGCCAGTCTGCACCTGATTCCCTCGGCGTTGGCCAGTAGTGCCGTGCTGTATCAAACCGTTCTGGAGCGTCATCTGCACAGGGTCCGTGAGGACGCCGAGGCCATCGCCATGCCCACTGCCCAGGTCGACGCCCGACTGCGCTGGCAACACATCGAGGCCTGGCTGGAAATCGGTTTCGACCTGCTCAATGTTGCCGGGCTGTTTGTCCCGGTGCTGGGTACGGTGCTTATGCCGGTGGCCGCCGGGCAATTGCTGGCGCAGGTCTATGAGGGCATCCAGGACTGGCGCGCAGGTGATTACCAGCGTGCTCAGGCGCATCTGTTCGGGGTGCTGGAAAACCTTGCACAGGTGACGTTGCTGGGCGTTACTCAGCACCTGCGGGTTCCTCAGTTGGACGCTCATATAGGCTTTACCGAGCGCTTCGAACAGGTTCGGCTCAATGATGGCCGCCAGGTGCTCTGGAACAATGACCTGAGCGCCTACCGCAGCCGGATTGAGCTGCCCGAGGGGTTGCAGGCGAATGACCAGGGTCAGTACCGGCTGGGCGCACGCACCTATGTGCACATGGACGGCGAGCTGTATGAACAGGCCTTTGACCGTGCACAGGGCCAATGGCGGCTGGTGCATCCCGAACGCTCCGGTGCTTACCGCCCGCCGATGCAGTATCACGGCGAGGGCGGCTGGGGCTACGCTCACGAGTCGCCTCTGTTGTTCGCGCGTAACCAACTGTTGAGCGCCCTGGGAGAGGCTGCCAGCGGGCTGGATCAAGCCGAACGGGACCGGGCGTTGCGTTGCAGTGGTGTAGCAGAGCAGGTTGTGCGTCGTTGTCTTGTCGAGCGCAGGCCGATGCCGTCGTTGCTGACTGACTTGCTCGCGCGTATCCGTCTGGATCGTCAATTGAGCGAACTGCCGGAACGGATCGAACAGGGCGCTCTGCTTGATGCCAGCCTGGACTACTCGCAAATGCTGATCACCGAACTACCTGGCTGGCCCCAGGATGCGGTGCTTCAGGTGTTCAAGCACGACGATCTGAGCGGCGCACGTGTCGAGTACGGCCATGGCCGCATGATCACTACGCGCGTTGCGGTGAGCCGCAGCGAACTGCTGCAAGGCCAGTTGGCACCTCGGTTGGTCGCGCAGCTCGACGAAACCCGGTTGCGCGGTTTGCTTGGGGGCACACTACCTGCCAGCCCGGCCGAGAGGATCAAGGCCCTGCGCCAGCTATTGGCCGACTACTGCCGGGTGAATCGCCAGCGCTTGTTCGAGGCCCTGTACGGGCGTGATGAACCGCTCGCCCATCCCTTGAGCGGTCCCCTGCAGCGGGATTTCCCCGGTTTACCGCGACGGCTTGCGCTGGAGCTGGTCGACCAGGCCCGGCAAGCCGAACGTGAGCAGTTGCAGGCGGGCAGGGTGCCGCTGCGCCTGGCCGAGGAGGCCCGCCTGTACCTGCGTCAGGTGCGTATCAGTCGTGCGCTGCAAGGGTTGTATGACCGCCGTGGGCCAAGTGCCGACAGCCGCCAATTGCTGCAGGCCACCTTGCCCCGTGTGCCGGGCTGGTCGTCGATGCCTGCGCGCGAGCCGCTTGAACAGGCGCTGCTGGGCATGCCCGCGCCGGGCGTGTCGGCGCAGGAGGTCGAAAGCCTGCGGGCCAAGGCCATTGAACAGGCCCTGATCGACCCCCAGGCCACTGCCCAGGCACTGGGGATGGCGCCCCGCAATGGCCGCTTCACCTCACCTTTGCGCCTGGCGGACGGGCGCGTCGGCTACCCCTTGAGTGGCCGTCAGGCCGGCGCCATACCCCGCAGTCCGATCAACCTGATGCGCAGGTTCAGGGCGCTGTACCCAAGCCTGGACGAACCCCGTGCCCGGGCCATGCTCAGGGCCCTGGGCGATGACGAACTGGCTGTCGCGCAAGTGCTGGCCGACCGCGAGCAGGAACTCTTGACCCTGCTTCAACAACTGGCGCAGTGGGCCAACGAGCCGTGGGTCAACACGTTGTCCGAAGGCTGGGCAATACCTGCGCACAACACCGATCGCCATGCTTTTGTCCAGGCGCTCGAAGCCTGCTGGCGCCGGGAGGCGCCGCGGGCCTTCGCCGCCGATGGGCGCGAGATCGGCCTGCGCCTGGAGGTCGACGGTTTGCGCCTGGATACCCTGCCGACGCTCAGTGCCGATTTCAGCCATGTTGGCGCTCTCAGCATTCGCGGGGCAAGGCTGCAGGAGCTGTCGTCGGGGTTTCTCGCGGCATTTCCCAATCTGCGCTGGATTGACCTGGGTCGCAACCAATTCAGAACCTTGCCCGCGGCGCTGGAGAACAGAAGCAGCGTGACCCGCCTCATCCTGCAAAACAACCGGGTGACCTGGGATGACGATCTGAACACGCGCCTGCGGACCCTGAGCGGGCTCAAGGTGCTGGACCTGAGCAACAATCCGTTGGCGGTCCCGCCCGATGTCAGCGGCCTGCATCAGTTGTTCAGCCTCGACCTGTCGGCAACCGCGATCGACCGTTGGCCGACCGGCGCCCTGCAGCTTCAGGCCCTTGAACATCTCAATCTGGCCGGCAACGACTTGCGCCAGGTACCCCAGGCGGTAATCGCCGCCGAGCCGCAATGGCAGGAGCAAGTGCTGCGGATCAATCGGGGTACGCGCTTGAATTTCAATCCGTGGAGTGCCGAAAGCCTCAATGCCCTGCATGACTATGCCGAGCAACACCACATCAGTTTTGGCCTGGGCATGCGCCCAGCGGCTCAAGCCGCCTTGCCGGCGCCTGCGGGGGTTCAACCCTGGCTGCGGGGCGACGCGCCTGTCATCAGCGGCGATGCCACTGCGCTTTGGCAGCACCTGCGCCAGGAGCCCGGGCACGAAGCGTTGTTTCGCTTGCTGGATGAGTTGCGCAGCAGCGCCGACTACCTACGCGCCTACGACTACCTCAAAAGCCGGGTCTGGCGAGTCCTTGATGCCGCCGGCGAGCATGGCGCACTACGTGACCAGCTGTTCGAGCTGGCCGCCCATGACCGGACCTGCGCCGATGGGGCCAGCCTGTTTTTCAATCGACTGGAAATCAGCGTGCTGGTCCACCAGGCCGAGCTGACCGCTGCCGCTGGCGACGCGGAGTTTGAACTGGTGTCGCTGGCACGCAACCTCGAACGTCTGGATCAGGTCGATGTCCTCGCCGCTCAGGAAATTGCCGCACGCAAGCGCGCCGGGCGCATGCCGGATGAGGCGCAGGTGTACCTGGCCTTTCGCGTTGAGTTGGCGCAACGTCTGGAGTTGCCCGCCCAGCCCAGGGGCATGCGCCACCGCCCGACCGCAGGGGTGAGTGCAACCTTGCTCGACCAGGCGGCAGGCAAGGTACTGGCCCGGGAAAAGAGCAGCTCGCAAATGCTGGCGGCGTTGATCAAGCGCGAGTTCTGGGTGGACTACCTCAAGCGCAAGGAACGCGAGCAGTTTGATCAGGTCAATGCGCCTTTTCATCAGCGCCAGGATCACCTGGATGAAAAGTATCCGAGCCCGAATCCGTACCAGCCAAACCCGGTCCACGTGGATAAAACCCTGGACAATGCCAAGCGCCGCAGCAAGGCGGAGCGCAAGTTGATCGAGGCGTTGAGCGATGGCGCATTGCGCAAGGCAAGGAAACGTTGGGCGGCAGTCTGA
- a CDS encoding DUF934 domain-containing protein — MQRIIKNNEIVDETWHLLPKDFNIDEVTNCDDYIVPLQLWREHGHMLKARDGGLGVWLDADEEAEEIGEVANQFQVIALNFPAFTDGRNYSNARLLRDRYKFTGELRAIGDVLRDQLFYMKRCGFDAFALRADKDPVEALQSLQDFSVTYQAATDEPQPLFRRR; from the coding sequence ATGCAGCGAATCATTAAGAATAACGAAATCGTCGACGAAACCTGGCACCTGCTGCCCAAGGATTTCAACATCGACGAAGTGACCAACTGCGACGACTACATCGTTCCGCTGCAGCTGTGGCGTGAACACGGCCATATGCTCAAGGCCCGCGACGGCGGCCTGGGTGTGTGGCTGGACGCCGATGAAGAGGCCGAAGAGATCGGCGAAGTCGCCAACCAGTTCCAGGTCATTGCCCTGAACTTCCCGGCCTTCACCGATGGGCGCAACTACTCCAATGCGCGCCTGCTGCGTGACCGCTACAAGTTCACCGGCGAGCTGCGCGCCATCGGCGACGTGCTGCGTGACCAGCTGTTCTACATGAAGCGTTGCGGCTTCGATGCCTTCGCCCTGCGTGCCGACAAGGACCCGGTCGAAGCACTGCAAAGCCTGCAAGACTTTTCGGTGACCTACCAGGCCGCCACTGACGAACCGCAACCGCTGTTCCGTCGCCGCTAA
- a CDS encoding nitrite/sulfite reductase translates to MYVYDEYDQRIIEDRVKQFRDQTRRYLAGELSEEEFRPLRLQNGLYIQRFAPMLRVAVPYGQLTSRQTRMLAKIARDYDKGYAHISTRQNVQYNWPALEDIPEILAELATVQMHAIQTSGNCLRNVTTDQFAGVAADEVIDPRPWCEIVRQWTTFHPEFAYLPRKFKIAINGSSSDRAAIEVHDIGLEPVYNQAGELGFRVLVGGGLGRTPVVGAFINEFLPWQDLLSYLDAILRVYNRYGRRDNKYKARIKILVKALTPEVFAEKVEAEMVHLRGASTTLTEAEVHRVAKHFVDPDYKSLDNLDFSELEQQHPGFARWRTRNVLAHKKPGYVAVTLSLKPTGVAPGDLTDKQLDAVADLAERYSFGQLRTSHEQNIILADVEQSQLHALWLELRENGFATPNIGLLTDIICCPGGDFCSLANAKSIPIAESIQRRFDDLDYLFDIGELDLNISGCMNACGHHHVGHIGILGVDKKGEEFYQVSLGGSASRDASLGKILGPSFAQDDMPDVIEKLIDVYVEKRTEDERFIDTYQRIGIDPFKERVYAANH, encoded by the coding sequence ATGTACGTATACGACGAGTACGATCAGCGGATCATCGAGGACCGCGTCAAGCAGTTCCGTGATCAGACCCGCCGCTACCTGGCCGGTGAACTGAGCGAAGAAGAGTTCCGCCCCCTGCGCCTGCAAAATGGCCTCTATATTCAACGTTTTGCCCCGATGTTGCGGGTCGCGGTGCCCTATGGGCAGCTGACTTCGCGCCAGACACGGATGCTGGCGAAGATCGCGCGCGACTACGACAAGGGCTACGCCCACATCAGCACCCGGCAGAACGTGCAGTACAACTGGCCAGCGCTGGAAGACATCCCCGAGATTCTGGCGGAACTTGCCACCGTGCAGATGCACGCGATCCAGACCAGCGGCAACTGCCTGCGCAACGTCACCACCGACCAGTTCGCCGGTGTTGCCGCCGATGAAGTGATCGACCCGCGCCCATGGTGCGAGATCGTCCGCCAGTGGACCACTTTCCACCCCGAATTCGCCTACCTGCCGCGCAAGTTCAAGATCGCCATCAACGGCTCGAGCAGCGACCGTGCGGCCATCGAAGTGCACGACATCGGCCTGGAGCCGGTGTACAACCAGGCCGGCGAGCTGGGCTTTCGCGTACTGGTCGGTGGCGGCCTGGGCCGTACCCCGGTGGTCGGTGCCTTCATCAACGAGTTCCTGCCCTGGCAGGACCTGCTCAGCTACCTGGACGCGATCCTGCGGGTGTACAACCGCTACGGCCGTCGCGACAACAAGTACAAGGCGCGGATCAAGATCCTGGTCAAGGCGCTCACCCCTGAAGTGTTTGCCGAGAAGGTCGAGGCCGAAATGGTCCACCTGCGCGGCGCCAGCACGACCCTGACCGAAGCCGAAGTGCACCGCGTGGCCAAGCACTTCGTCGACCCGGACTACAAGTCACTGGATAACCTCGACTTCAGCGAGCTCGAACAGCAGCACCCGGGCTTTGCCCGCTGGCGCACGCGCAACGTACTGGCGCACAAGAAGCCTGGCTACGTCGCCGTGACCCTGTCGCTCAAGCCTACCGGGGTAGCACCAGGCGACCTGACCGACAAGCAACTGGATGCGGTGGCAGACCTTGCCGAGCGCTACAGCTTCGGCCAGCTGCGCACCTCCCACGAGCAGAACATCATTCTTGCCGACGTCGAGCAGAGCCAGTTGCACGCCCTGTGGCTGGAGCTGCGCGAAAACGGCTTTGCCACGCCGAACATCGGCCTGTTGACCGACATCATCTGCTGCCCGGGCGGTGACTTCTGCTCGCTGGCCAACGCCAAGTCGATCCCGATTGCCGAATCCATCCAACGCCGTTTCGACGACCTGGACTACCTGTTCGACATCGGCGAGCTGGACCTGAACATCTCCGGTTGCATGAATGCCTGTGGCCACCACCACGTCGGCCACATCGGCATCCTCGGGGTAGACAAGAAAGGCGAAGAGTTCTACCAGGTCTCGCTCGGTGGCAGCGCCAGCCGCGACGCCAGCCTGGGCAAGATCCTCGGCCCCTCCTTTGCCCAGGACGACATGCCGGATGTGATCGAGAAGCTGATCGACGTCTACGTTGAAAAACGTACCGAAGACGAGCGCTTCATCGACACCTACCAACGTATTGGCATCGACCCATTCAAGGAACGCGTCTATGCAGCGAATCATTAA
- a CDS encoding DUF2970 domain-containing protein has translation MDEPAQGKPPTFWQMLQSILAAAFGVQSGKNRARDFNHGKASHFIALGTVFTLLFILVLIGLVQLAMHLTAR, from the coding sequence ATGGACGAACCCGCCCAAGGCAAACCCCCGACCTTCTGGCAGATGCTGCAAAGCATCCTGGCAGCGGCCTTCGGGGTGCAGAGCGGCAAGAACCGCGCCCGCGACTTCAACCACGGCAAGGCCAGCCACTTCATCGCGCTGGGCACCGTGTTCACCTTGCTGTTCATTCTGGTTTTGATCGGGCTGGTGCAGTTGGCCATGCACCTTACCGCCCGCTGA
- a CDS encoding ABC transporter substrate-binding protein: MLKALCQSLCLSLPLVAGAQAASVVFLNPGYSNETFWVGYSRFMQAAADDLGMQLSIQYSERRPELALTQAREALEGRQRPDYLVLVNEQYIAPEIIRLSRDSGVKLFLVNNGLTPNQAGLIDNNPDKYPPLLGTLVGNDEQAGYQMLKDLIALRARPGLTRPLELLAFSGLKTTPASQLREQGMRRALAEHPEVRLRQVVYGGWGRERAYEQARQLLQRYPQIELVWSANDEMAFGAIQAAVEAGRVPGKDLLFSAVNSSPAALQARIDGRLSVLMGGHFSLGGWAMVLLHDDALKLPINRDGRREYEVPVLQLIDPLRAQRWLKLQEQADYGLDFNRFSAQGHTPDFRYPFLKAPVDY; the protein is encoded by the coding sequence ATGCTCAAGGCCTTGTGCCAAAGCCTTTGCCTGAGCTTGCCACTGGTGGCCGGTGCACAGGCGGCTTCCGTGGTGTTTCTCAATCCGGGCTATTCCAACGAGACTTTCTGGGTCGGTTATTCGCGTTTCATGCAGGCCGCCGCCGACGACCTCGGCATGCAACTGAGCATCCAGTACAGCGAGCGCCGGCCGGAGCTGGCGCTGACCCAGGCCCGTGAAGCGCTTGAAGGCCGGCAAAGGCCGGACTATCTGGTGCTGGTCAACGAACAGTACATCGCCCCAGAAATCATCCGCCTGTCTCGCGACAGCGGGGTCAAGCTGTTTCTGGTCAACAACGGCCTGACCCCGAACCAGGCCGGGCTGATCGACAACAACCCGGACAAGTACCCGCCCTTGCTCGGCACCCTGGTGGGCAATGACGAGCAGGCCGGTTACCAGATGCTCAAGGACCTGATCGCCCTGCGTGCCCGGCCCGGGCTGACCCGGCCGCTGGAGTTGCTGGCGTTCTCCGGGCTCAAGACCACTCCGGCCTCGCAGCTGCGCGAGCAGGGCATGCGCCGCGCCCTGGCCGAGCACCCCGAGGTGCGCCTGCGCCAGGTGGTGTATGGCGGTTGGGGCCGGGAGCGCGCCTACGAGCAGGCCAGGCAGCTGTTACAGCGCTACCCGCAAATCGAGCTGGTGTGGTCGGCCAACGACGAAATGGCCTTTGGCGCCATACAGGCGGCAGTCGAGGCCGGCCGGGTGCCAGGCAAGGACCTGCTGTTCAGTGCCGTCAACAGCTCGCCGGCGGCGTTGCAGGCGCGTATCGACGGGCGCCTGAGCGTGCTCATGGGCGGGCACTTTTCCCTTGGCGGCTGGGCCATGGTGTTACTGCACGATGATGCGCTGAAACTGCCAATCAACCGTGATGGCCGTCGCGAATACGAGGTGCCGGTGCTGCAACTGATCGATCCGCTGCGGGCGCAGCGTTGGTTGAAGCTGCAGGAGCAGGCCGACTATGGCCTGGATTTCAACCGTTTCAGCGCCCAGGGGCACACTCCTGATTTCCGTTATCCGTTTCTCAAGGCGCCCGTCGACTACTGA